A window of the Burkholderia sp. 9120 genome harbors these coding sequences:
- a CDS encoding amino acid synthesis family protein, which yields MAIKLRKLVVQVDETRIEMGQTIDPPTRRAVAIAVIDNPYAGRYEAKLDALIEAGEELGALLGNKCVEALGIAPGDAQSYGKAAIVGEAGELEHAAAILHPKLGAPLRVAVEKGAALVPSAKKMGTLGTAIDVPLGHKDAAFVRSHFDAIEARVSDAPRAHEIVVAVAVTASGRPLPRIGGLQASEIKGEDGLR from the coding sequence ATGGCAATCAAGCTTCGCAAGCTGGTCGTGCAGGTGGACGAAACACGTATTGAAATGGGCCAGACGATCGATCCGCCCACGCGCCGCGCGGTCGCCATTGCGGTGATCGACAATCCGTATGCTGGCCGCTACGAGGCCAAGCTCGACGCGTTGATCGAAGCCGGCGAAGAACTCGGCGCGTTGCTCGGCAACAAGTGCGTCGAAGCGCTAGGCATTGCACCGGGCGACGCGCAGAGTTACGGCAAAGCCGCGATCGTGGGCGAGGCCGGCGAACTGGAACACGCCGCGGCGATCCTGCACCCCAAGCTCGGCGCGCCGCTGCGCGTGGCGGTCGAGAAGGGTGCGGCGCTGGTGCCGTCGGCGAAAAAAATGGGCACGCTCGGCACCGCGATCGACGTGCCGCTCGGCCACAAAGACGCCGCCTTCGTACGCAGCCATTTCGACGCGATCGAAGCGCGCGTGTCGGACGCGCCGCGCGCGCATGAGATCGTCGTGGCCGTCGCGGTGACGGCCTCGGGCCGGCCGCTGCCGCGCATCGGCGGCTTGCAGGCGAGCGAGATCAAGGGCGAAGACGGTTTGCGCTGA